In one Pseudomonas sp. 31-12 genomic region, the following are encoded:
- the ruvC gene encoding crossover junction endodeoxyribonuclease RuvC — protein sequence MTLILGIDPGSRITGYGVVRDTGRGCVYVASGCIRTGSGELHERLQIVYRGVREVIQTYGPVTMGIEKVFMARNADSALKLGQARGAAIVAGAEESLEIAEYTATQVKQAVTGTGAANKEQVQMMVMHMLKLTSKPQIDASDALAIAICHAHTRSSLLPHGLGTARSRGGRLRL from the coding sequence ATGACTTTAATTCTTGGTATCGACCCCGGTTCGCGCATCACCGGTTATGGCGTGGTACGTGATACCGGGCGTGGCTGCGTTTACGTAGCATCGGGCTGCATTCGCACGGGGTCCGGCGAGTTGCATGAGCGTCTGCAAATCGTCTATCGCGGTGTGCGTGAAGTCATCCAGACCTACGGCCCGGTGACCATGGGCATCGAAAAAGTCTTTATGGCGCGTAATGCCGACTCTGCTCTCAAGCTCGGTCAGGCCCGGGGCGCTGCGATTGTGGCGGGTGCCGAAGAGAGCCTGGAAATCGCCGAATACACCGCAACCCAAGTCAAGCAAGCGGTGACCGGCACCGGTGCCGCCAATAAAGAGCAGGTGCAGATGATGGTCATGCACATGCTGAAACTGACCAGCAAGCCGCAAATCGATGCTTCGGATGCCCTGGCCATTGCCATTTGTCACGCGCATACCCGTTCCAGCCTGTTGCCCCATGGCCTGGGAACGGCACGCAGTCGTGGCGGGCGCCTGCGTCTCTGA